In Fibrobacter sp., the genomic stretch ATTGTTCCGGCATAGGGAGCACGGAGTTCAACTGAATTTTTCAGGTTTTCATATCCGGCCTTTGCAGCATCGTAAGCCGCCTTTATCTGTCCATACTGCTGTGCAGTTGCGCTTCCACGTTCATAGAGAGTTTTTAACCTCTGATAATCCTCCTGGAGCTGCTGGAGATTGGCGAGAGCCTGCTGAAGACCGTAATCGTCCATTTTTGCGAGAAGCTGCCCCTCTTTGACATAGTCACCCTCTTTGACAAAGATCTTCTTTATCCTTCCGGGGGACAGAGGTGCAATGGATGCCCGTTTTACAGCATCGATATTTCCAGAGAAATTCAGTGTCTGGGAAATATTACCCCTCTTTGCTACCGCGGCTTTCACCGGAAGCACAATTTTTTCGTATTTGACATCTGATTCTACTTCTTTTTTCCGGTTGCATCCCGGTAAAAAAGCCGCCAGTAACGAAACCGCTATACAGGTTTTCAGAAAACTCGATGATGCCAGCCAGCGATTCATTTTTTTACCATCCTTTCGGTATCTTTATTTCGAGGAGAAGAGATATTCAATGTCAGCACGTTTGGAATAGTAATCACTGAGAGACCTGTAATAGGAAATCTCAGACTGAAGCTTTGTACTTTGCGCAGTTAAAAGCTCACTGTTGGGCACAAGTCCCTGTCCAAACTTGTCGTATGTTATATCGTAAGCCCTTTTTGACTGCTCGATGCTCTTTCTTGTAATGGCTATATTGTCAAATGCATCCTTTACAGCCAGATAACCGGTTCTCACGGCAAGTTCCATGTTTTTTGTAAGCTCTTCCTTTGTTGTATTCAACTGGCGAACCTGCGAGAGCATCTGTTTTTTCTTCTGAAGCGCTGCCCCCCAGTCAAAAATATCCCACTTCAATGCCAGTGAAAGTGTCCAGGAATCCTGAAACTCCCTGTCGTCAACACCAATAACCTGGCCTGAAAAACCGGCCGATGTAACAAGCATGGGAAAGTATGCAGAACCGGCAATCTTTGCAGATAACTCAAGAATACGAAGCTGATGATCCATCTGCCTGAGTTCCGGCATCTCTGTCTTGAGTTTCTTTAAAAGACTCTCAAGCTCAGGAATATCAAATGAGACCGGTTCAACTATGGAGTCTGAAACATTTACAGACTCATCGATACTCCTGCCTATGAGAACCGCAAGTTTTCCTTGAGCTGCTGTCACTCCGTTTGCGGCCTGCTGACGAACCATCTTCTGGTTCTGAAGCTGCACTTCGGCCTGAAGCAGCTCATGCTCGCCCCTTATCCCAACTTCCACCGCATTCTTCAGATCCTTTACTATCTGCTCAAGGAGAGCAATCGATGTGTCGAGCGCTACAAGGCTTCTCCTGGCAGCGGTTACAGTATAATAGGCCTGTGTCACATCCCTGATAACATCCCTGCGTGCTGCTTTCAACTGCCACTCCGAAATACATTTGCCCTGCTCGGCTAAACGGTAGCCATTGACAACCTTCCCGCCTGTAAAAAGAGGCTGTGTAAAAGATGCTGACACATTGTAAAGATCCCTGGCCGATGTCTCAATCTTCTGTACCGCTCCCGGGGGCATTTCGAAGAGCATATACGGAGCATCGTGAAGCAACGAAACACTTCCTGAACCACTCAGTTTGGGAAGAAACCCGGCTGCAGC encodes the following:
- a CDS encoding TolC family protein, with amino-acid sequence MRRLIIAGILAVAAVPSLVAGEPVMTLDQCIESALNANAKIIVANEKQNESEAAIKEAAAGFLPKLSGSGSVSLLHDAPYMLFEMPPGAVQKIETSARDLYNVSASFTQPLFTGGKVVNGYRLAEQGKCISEWQLKAARRDVIRDVTQAYYTVTAARRSLVALDTSIALLEQIVKDLKNAVEVGIRGEHELLQAEVQLQNQKMVRQQAANGVTAAQGKLAVLIGRSIDESVNVSDSIVEPVSFDIPELESLLKKLKTEMPELRQMDHQLRILELSAKIAGSAYFPMLVTSAGFSGQVIGVDDREFQDSWTLSLALKWDIFDWGAALQKKKQMLSQVRQLNTTKEELTKNMELAVRTGYLAVKDAFDNIAITRKSIEQSKRAYDITYDKFGQGLVPNSELLTAQSTKLQSEISYYRSLSDYYSKRADIEYLFSSK